The following are encoded in a window of Cydia strobilella chromosome 1, ilCydStro3.1, whole genome shotgun sequence genomic DNA:
- the LOC134745583 gene encoding zinc finger protein 239-like — protein sequence MDFTTMCRICLESNKTTYNIYTSYYAKRNTLYCEMLSNCTKLKPTKEDGLPSSICKECSRQLKRSYAFNLKCEASDNKLRNYLVNIIDIKDDDDKSKLIEEKLELKTEVEEVKIEDDVDVKDEVDTVCNVINEIFESAENDLKDDIKLEVSCNEYDNGNDSGWDADDDNMLLGDLQLKKKDKDFTIEEEKPKKRRGRKKRVDLEPQLPESKLPHQCDICGKFLSTKSNLKAHKICHTDLRPYKCGDCPATFRGYSALFQHKKVHTKETPYHCEYCPKQFSRRTGLVNHIRMHTGEKLYSCDVCFKNFVQSAQLSIHMKRHKGDKTYLCQECGKGFPIKADLKVHQRIHNGEKPYSCHLCTKTFATSGNLSIHVRIHNKEVRYRCKECNRGFVTCSAYNVHLKRHKGQRDYHCECGKTFYTSSALKQHKVVHTGEKKYQCKICDRKFSQTSHLSRHFKRDHAKPNMPLPSSDHYKLVISNEDKSFMFDVSNASQGVKCEGS from the exons ATGGACTTTACAACAATGTGTCGAATTTGCCTTGAATCTAACAAAACAACATACAATATTTACACGAGCTATTACGCTAAAAGAAATACCCTGTACTGTGAAATGCTGTCTAACTGCACTAAGCTTAAG CCTACCAAAGAAGATGGTCTCCCCAGCTCAATATGTAAGGAATGCAGCCGCCAATTGAAACGATCATATGCATTTAACCTGAAATGCGAGGCGAGTGACAACAAACTAAGAAACTATTTAGTAAACATTATTGATATAAAAGATGATGACgacaaaagtaaattaattgaaGAAAAATTAGAACTTAAAACTGAGGTAGAAGAAGTTAAAATCGAAGATGATGTGGATGTTAAAGATGAGGTGGATACAGTATGCAATGTCATCAATGAAATTTTTGAGAGCGCTGAAAATGATTTAAAGGATGATATTAAACTTG AAGTGAGCTGCAATGAATATGACAATGGCAATGACAGTGGATGGGATGCAGATGATGACAACATGCTTCTGGGAGATTTACAACTGAAAAAAAAGGATAAAG ATTTTACCATAGAAGAAGAAAAACCCAAAAAGAGAAGAGGACGGAAAAAAAGGG TGGATTTGGAGCCCCAACTGCCAGAAAGCAAGCTGCCTCACCAGTGCGACATCTGTGGCAAGTTCCTGAGCACCAAGAGCAACCTGAAGGCGCACAAGATCTGCCATACGGATCTCAGGCCCTATAAATGCGGCGACTGTCCTGCCACATTCAG AGGTTACAGCGCGCTGTTTCAGCACAAGAAAGTACATACAAAAGAGACTCCGTACCACTGCGAGTACTGCCCTAAGCAGTTCAGTAGACGCACTGGTCTTGTTAACCACATCCGGATGCACACTG GCGAGAAACTGTATAGCTGCGATGTATGCTTCAAGAACTTCGTGCAGAGCGCACAACTCTCCATCCACATGAAGAGGCATAAAGGAGACAAAACTTATCTCTGCCAGGAATGTGGGAAAG gGTTCCCTATAAAAGCCGACCTTAAAGTCCACCAAAGGATCCACAACGGGGAGAAGCCCTACTCTTGTCATCTCTGCACCAAGACGTTTGCGACCTCTGGCAACCTCTCAATACACGTCAGAATACACAATAAGGAAGTTAG GTACCGTTGTAAAGAATGCAACCGCGGCTTCGTAACGTGCAGCGCCTACAACGTGCACCTCAAGCGGCACAAGGGGCAGAGGGACTACCACTGCGAGTGCGGCAAAACTTTCTACACATCCTCCGCTTTGAAACAACACAAG GTAGTGCACACCGGCGAAAAGAAGTACCAATGCAAGATATGCGATCGTAAGTTCTCACAGACGAGCCATCTCAGCCGCCATTTCAAACGGGACCACGCGAAACCGAACATGCCTTTACCATCTTCAGACCATTATAAGTTAGTTATAAGTAATGAGGATAAGTCCTTCATGTTTGACGTGTCGAACGCGAGTCAGGGGGTGAAGTGTGAGGGGtcgtag